The following are encoded together in the Chaetodon trifascialis isolate fChaTrf1 chromosome 3, fChaTrf1.hap1, whole genome shotgun sequence genome:
- the srsf3a gene encoding serine/arginine-rich splicing factor 3a, producing the protein MGDPALHRDCPLDCKVYVGNLGNNGNKTELERAFGYYGPLRSVWVARNPPGFAFVEFEDPRDASDAVRELDGRTMCGCRVRVELSTGEKRSRSRGPPPSWNRRPREDFRRRSPPVRRRSPKRRSLSRSRSRSLSRDRRRYRSLSRDKNHKRSRSFSRSRSRSLSNGRK; encoded by the exons ATGGGAG ATCCTGCTCTTCACAGAGACTGTCCCCTTGACTGCAAGGTTTACGTAGGGAATCTAGGAAACAACGGAAACAAGACAGAGTTAGAAAGAGCTTTTGGGTACTATGGTCCTTTAAGAAGTGTTTGGGTTGCTAGGAATCCCCCAGGCTTTGCTTTCGTTGAGTTTGAAGATCCCAGAGATGCATCTGATGCTGTGAGAGAACTGGATGGAAG AACCATGTGTGGCTGTCGCGTGCGTGTTGAGTTATCGACTGGGGAAAAGCGCTCTAGGAGCCGTGGCCCTCCTCCATCCTGGAATAGACGCCCTCGTGAAGATTTTAGGCGACGTAGTCCTCCAGTGAGACGCAG ATCACCGAAGAGGAGGAGCCTCAGTCGCAGCCGCAGCAG GTCTCTTTCAAGAGACAGACGCAGATATCGGTCTCTCTCCAGAGACAAGAATCATAAGCGCTCAAGATCTTTCTCACGGTCTAGGAG TCGTTCCCTGTCTAACGGGAGGAAATAA